From Paenibacillus sp. PL2-23:
TTATCGAGAATGTGCCGCTTATGCAGTTTATATTGTCTAAAGAGAACACGCTGGAGGATCTGGCTTTGCCTCTAATCAAGGCATCCGATTCCAATATTGAGCTATCCGGCGCGCTGCTCTTCAGCGAAGGCATCAGCTCCAATGTGAAGCTTGACGAAGAGCAGCTTCGCATGCTGAACTTCTTGCTTGGCAGCAATTACGGCAGACAGACGATCATTAACAGGCTGGGGGGCAAAAAAATCAAACGTCCGCTAACCGGCCATACGGGCAACTCCTATTACGGCTTTACCGTTCGGAAGGAGCAAGCCAAGATGAAAGTAGAGATTCCTTCCAGCGGGTTGCCGACAGCGCACATAGACGTGCGTATGAAAATAAAAAATTTCGGGCATGGGATCAGTCTTCTTACCCCGGAGGATGCCAGGAGAATGGAGAAGGAGATTGCCGCTCAGCTGGATACAACGGCCCATGAGACGATCTCGCTTCTGCAGCAGGGGAATTCTGATCTGCTCGGCATTGGCTCCACCATAAGAGCCCATTACCCCAAGCAGTGGAGTGGGATGGTCTGGAGAGAGGTTTATCCCAAAATGTCCATTACAGCCGCCTTCCAGGTGCAAATCGTAAACGCGTTAGAATAGCTTGCGCTCCGCTGCATTCGGTGCAAATGAGGTGCAAATCAGTCGTTGACACGACTCCGAGCAGCGTCCTATAATCTTTACGTTGCAGAGTTACACCAAATATTGGAGGAGCATGAGCGATGAGCTTAACATTGGAATTGGATTTTCAGTATTCAACCTCGGTGGAGCGGCTCTGGTCTGCTCTAACGGATTCCGAGCAGCTGGCCAAGTGGGTATTGGCGAACAACTTTAAGCCGATCGTCGGCTACCGCTTCCAGTTCCGGTCTCAGCCGAATGAATATTGGGATGGGCTGATTGACGGAGAAGTGCTCGTCGTTGATCCGCCTACACGGTTGACATACACCTGGGGTGTAGGGGAAGAGAAGCATACGGTCCATTGGACCATTCAGGATCTGGGCGACGGCAAGGTCAACCTTCACCTGGAGCAGACCGGTATCTCGAATGCACAAGGCTTGAACGGTGCCAAGTACGGCTGGAGTAATTGGGCTGCGGAGCTGGACAAACTGCTGGCGCTGTAAGTGCTTGTGCTATAAGTTACCCGTGTCAGAATGAATTTAGGGAGGGTGTTGGCATTGAGCGAATGGAAGCAAGAATATATTGTGCTATCGGGCGCCAGGGAAAACAATCTCAAAAACGTTTCCTTGCGTATTCCCAAACGGAAAATTACGATTTTCACCGGTGTATCAGGCTCCGGCAAATCCTCGATTGTATTCGATACGATTGCCGCTGAGTCCACACGGCTGCTGAACGAAAACTTCAGCATGTTTGTGCGCAACTTCCTGCCCAAGGTGCCTCAGCCCGACACGGACGCCATTGAGAATCTCAGTATGGCTGTCATCGTCGATCAGAAGCGTCTTGGCGGCGGGTCCCACTCCACAATGGGCACTATAACCGACATCTCGCCCATCCTGCGGCTATTGTTCTCCAGAGCAGGGCAGCCTCACGTGGGTCCCGTGCATCTGTTCTCCTTCAATGATCCGCAAGGCATGTGTCCCGATTGCAACGGCATAGGCCGCAAGCTCGGCGTAGACCTGGACAAGGCGGTGGATATGTCCAAGTCTATGAATGAAGGAGCGATCATGCTGCCGGGGTACGGCGTAAACGATTGGGAATGGAATATGATTATGCAGTCAGGCGACTTCGATGCGGATAAGAAGCTCAGCGATTACTCCGCCGAGGAGCTCGAGCAATTGCTCTACGGCAAAGCGAAGAAGGTGCAAATCGACTTCGGCGGCAAAGCCATGAATATAACGGTAGAAGGCGCAATTGAGAAATTTACGGGCAAATATATCAGGCAGGATGTCAAAGCAAAGTCCGAACGCACGCAAAAATCAGTGATGCCTTTCATAACGGAAGGCCCCTGTCCCAGCTGCCGGGGAGCACGGCTGAGTCAAGCGGCGCTGGGCTGCCAAATCAATGGCTACAACATAGCCGACCTGTCCGCCATGGAGGTTGGCCAGCTTATTCGCGTCATAAGAGAAATAAGCGATCCCGTGGCCGCTCCTATCGTGAAGCCACTGACAGAGCGGCTGCAGCACCTTGTCGATATCGGACTCGACTATTTGACGCTGGATCGCGAGACGGATACCTTGTCGGGAGGAGAGTCGCAGCGCGTCAAGATGGTGAAGCATCTAAGCGGCAGCCTCGTCGATGTTACGTATATATTCGATGAGCCAAGCGTGGGCCTGCATCCACGGGATGTGCATCGATTGAACGAGCTGCTGCGGAAGCTTCGAGACAAGGGCAATACTGTTATCGTTGTGGAGCATGATCCCGACGTGATCAAGGTCGCCGACCACATTGTGGATGTGGGCCCGCATGCCGGAAGCCGCGGAGGGACGATTGTCTATGAAGGCAGCTATGACGGTCTGCTGGAAGCGGATACGCTGACAGGCACCCATATGAAGCGCCCGCTCCAGCTGAAGCAAGCCTGTCGAGCACATGCCGGCAAGCTGCCTATCCGCGACGCGACGCTGCACAACCTGAAGAAGGTGAGCGTTGAGATTCCAACGGGTGTGATGACCGTTGTAACTGGCGTTGCCGGCTCGGGCAAAAGCACGCTGATTAACGATGTATTCTTAAGCCAGCATCCCGACGCCATCGTCATCGACCAGTCAGCGGTCGGTGTGTCTACACGCTCAAATCCCGCTACCTACACGGGCATTATGGATGATGTGCGCAAGGCGTTTGCCTCAGCCAACAAGGTGAACCAAGGCTTGTTCAGCTTCAACTCCAAGGGCGCTTGCGAGAATTGCCAAGGCTTAGGCGTCGTCTATATCGACATATCCTTCCTCGACAGCGTTAAGCTGCCTTGTGAAGCCTGCGGCGGCAAACGGTTCAAGGAAGAGGTGCTGGCGTACCAGCTGAACGGCAAAAACATCGCGGAAGTGCTGGAGATGACGGTGGAGCAAGCGCTTGGCTTCTTCGAGCTTAAGGAGGTGTCGCGCAAGCTTCAGGCGATGAGCGATGTCGGATTGAACTACATTACGCTTGGGCAGCCGCTCAGCACGCTATCGGGTGGTGAATGCCAGCGAATCAAGCTCGCAAGCGAGCTTCACAAGAAGGGCAGCATCTATGTGATGGACGAGCCGACAACCGGCTTGCATATGTCAGACATAGGCCAGCTGCTTGGCATTATGAACCGGCTGGTGGATGCCGGCAATACGGTTATCGTCATTGAGCATAATCTGGACGTGATCAGCCAGGCGGATTGGATCATTGATATGGGGCCGGATGGAGGAACCAGGGGCGGCCAGGTTGTATTCGAAGGCTTGCCAACGGATATCGTACATGCGGAGGGGTCGATTACGGGCCGTTATTTGGCGTAGCTTGATCCCAGCGGTGTGGAGATACATCTAGGTTTGATGGAGGCTGTCGGCTCTGCCGCAGCCTCTTATTTGCGCGTCCACTAACGCATAATGCCGGAGTCCTGCAAAATCGTTTCAACGGATACCTCGACCGCCGCCTCTGCGAATACCTCCGCCCAGCGATCCTGTACCGGCTTCCATTCCTTATAGGTGTAGGCGCGCGCGTATAATCCGAACCCAAACGGGTCAACCCGCCATTTTTGCGCCTTCTGAATCACACGTTCCAGCTGATTCTTCATTTCCTCATTAATCATGCCGGTCAGCTCCTCTGAGCGTTCTTCAACCTGCTCGGCAAAATATTTTTCCGAAATCGTAATGGGATTTTGAAGTGAATTTGAAAATAAAAACGGTCCTGCTTACATTGGACCTTCACTTGACGATTCGCTTTGACGGCATAAAAGCTGATATAGCCTGATTTCAAAATGTTAGTGTTGGGCTTCATCTCGGGAAGCTTCAGCGAAATGGATATTTCCTCCTGGCCTTTGCCTTGAAGCAATAAGAGCCATTGGCTGTCTGTCAGTCCAAGCTTACCCGCCAGCTTTCCTTCATTATCCAATAGAGCCGTGCCCAGCAGCTCAATATCCTTTTTCCTTCTTAGCAAGGTAATGGAGGGAGTGATGCCCTTGTCGATAATTTGGCGGCGAAACTCCTGTAGCGATGTTCTTGGCACAACTCCACGCGAGGACGCGGTGTCGATCAGCTTGGTGACATGCTGAGGCAGCCGGGGCTTGTCCTCCGGCGCGAAGTTGATGATATCCGCCACTGAACCATCCACCGCGACAATACGCGTGTTCACGGTATTCTTGGCATCGCGAAACAGGACGTCCAGGAGCGCGTACCAGTCCTTATATTCCAGCACCTTCTGTCCCACCAGGAGGACCTGCAGCTTGCCGCCGACAACCTTGGCCGTAGCCATGGAATCAAATTTCCCGCGGGCTTGCCTAAGCGTCTCTGTGCGAATGCCAATCTCCTCATTTTTTTTCCGCGCTTCCTTACTGAATACAGGCGAGGACATATAAGCAAGGAGCTCGTTGTCCTCGTTCAGGTCCAGGCCGGACATGAGAGCAAGCGTAATATCCTCCAGATCCAGACGATCTTCGCAGCCGGTCAGCAGCGCCAAGCCCAGGAGAATGACAAGGGTACGGCGCATCATGGAGTCAAGCCTCCTTTCCTTAGACGCAATGCGGCGACCAGCAGCCATAACAACAGCGGTAGCGCAAAGGCGGCAATGAATCCGTATATATTCAAAAGCTTGATTAATTCATTATTTTTGATAAAGGTGGGGCCATGGCCAAACACGATTATGCAGCCAATCCCCAGGAGAATAAGCAGTGTCCTCGTAAACTTCCGGCTGCCGAATAGCTGGCTTGCGCAGGAAGTCGCGATATGTATGGAGGGAATCCACGTTGTTGACACAATTAGCAGATAGCCTGAGAACACAATGATATCGACCCGCTCCACAAATCGGAACTCGATCACCTTCAGCAAGCTGATCACCGGCTCATGATAGGAGGAGATGTCATCCGGGCTGAAGAAAACGAAGCACACAATCGTTACCATTACATAGACGAGCAGCGTAAGTGTATTCGCGATTACCATGCCCTTTACCGCATGCTTCTTCTTGTTCAGGCCCGCATAGAAAAAAAACGCCGCCTCAAATCCAAGAAAGGACAGCAGGGTAGAGGGAATTGCATCCACGACCGGCAGCATACCGTCCTTCAGAATCGGCAGTATATGCAGCCAATGGGCTTCTCGAAGGGGGAGCAGGAACATGTACAGCATCCACAGCGAGAACAGAAAGATAAATTCCGCATATCTACCCAATATACGCAGCCCTTTGCGGGCTATCATGTAAGTGGGTATACAAAATAACAAAAAGAAGATAGAAGCGTTAGACTGCTGCAATATCCAAGATTCAATATGTAAGCTCATACGTGCCAGCACCGTGTAGGCGAACAGGGCGTAATATAGGCCGAAAAAGAGATACGCCGCTTTGCCCGCCCACTTGCCCATAATTCTGGACAGCAGCTCCGGCAAGGTGCAGTCCGGGTAACGCTTCATCAATTGAATGATGAGGATGCTGGCGGTAAGCGATGCTAACCAGCCAACAAATAAGGCGATCCAGCCGTCAGTCCCTCCCTTCTCAGCGAGCGCGGACGGCAACGACAGCATGCCAACGCCTATTTGCATGCCATGAATAAGAAAGGTGTATTGGACAAGGGTAATTTCATTGATGCCTTGCTTCTTCATGCGTTTCCTTCTTCCCGATTGTGATCCCCCATACGGACCCCCTGCTGCGCAGGCACGCTTTGGGGCCGCTTCTTCAATAGCCAGATTGGCAATCGGATAATAGAATCCTTCCAATCCGCTATACGAATAGGCATCAGTGGAGAGCTGTACGGAGTTCCAAGTGATTCCAGCGAAATAAGATGCCCAATTAATATCATCGCTCCGATTACGATGCCTGTAATGCCGAACATCGCGGAAATAATCATCATTGGAAAACGAATAAACCGTATCGCTGCCCCCATG
This genomic window contains:
- a CDS encoding SRPBCC domain-containing protein, translating into MSLTLELDFQYSTSVERLWSALTDSEQLAKWVLANNFKPIVGYRFQFRSQPNEYWDGLIDGEVLVVDPPTRLTYTWGVGEEKHTVHWTIQDLGDGKVNLHLEQTGISNAQGLNGAKYGWSNWAAELDKLLAL
- a CDS encoding Ger(x)C family spore germination C-terminal domain-containing protein, with protein sequence MKIKVWIVAAACMLLTGCWDQLPLRDIKLIDAAGMDIDEESGEVKLLNVVTILKKAGQGEGEPSSVTTELVGPSMVEAIGRGDYIDNGPFIGLNTRIFLLSERFAANDPIDQIEFLLHAPYASVNANVVVMDDSVLKLMKKPPKSLTEELSNFINTLDANGIIENVPLMQFILSKENTLEDLALPLIKASDSNIELSGALLFSEGISSNVKLDEEQLRMLNFLLGSNYGRQTIINRLGGKKIKRPLTGHTGNSYYGFTVRKEQAKMKVEIPSSGLPTAHIDVRMKIKNFGHGISLLTPEDARRMEKEIAAQLDTTAHETISLLQQGNSDLLGIGSTIRAHYPKQWSGMVWREVYPKMSITAAFQVQIVNALE
- a CDS encoding Ger(x)C family spore germination C-terminal domain-containing protein, with the translated sequence MMRRTLVILLGLALLTGCEDRLDLEDITLALMSGLDLNEDNELLAYMSSPVFSKEARKKNEEIGIRTETLRQARGKFDSMATAKVVGGKLQVLLVGQKVLEYKDWYALLDVLFRDAKNTVNTRIVAVDGSVADIINFAPEDKPRLPQHVTKLIDTASSRGVVPRTSLQEFRRQIIDKGITPSITLLRRKKDIELLGTALLDNEGKLAGKLGLTDSQWLLLLQGKGQEEISISLKLPEMKPNTNILKSGYISFYAVKANRQVKVQCKQDRFYFQIHFKIPLRFRKNILPSRLKNAQRS
- a CDS encoding Ger(x)C family spore germination C-terminal domain-containing protein yields the protein MINEEMKNQLERVIQKAQKWRVDPFGFGLYARAYTYKEWKPVQDRWAEVFAEAAVEVSVETILQDSGIMR
- a CDS encoding GerAB/ArcD/ProY family transporter; the protein is MKKQGINEITLVQYTFLIHGMQIGVGMLSLPSALAEKGGTDGWIALFVGWLASLTASILIIQLMKRYPDCTLPELLSRIMGKWAGKAAYLFFGLYYALFAYTVLARMSLHIESWILQQSNASIFFLLFCIPTYMIARKGLRILGRYAEFIFLFSLWMLYMFLLPLREAHWLHILPILKDGMLPVVDAIPSTLLSFLGFEAAFFFYAGLNKKKHAVKGMVIANTLTLLVYVMVTIVCFVFFSPDDISSYHEPVISLLKVIEFRFVERVDIIVFSGYLLIVSTTWIPSIHIATSCASQLFGSRKFTRTLLILLGIGCIIVFGHGPTFIKNNELIKLLNIYGFIAAFALPLLLWLLVAALRLRKGGLTP
- a CDS encoding excinuclease ABC subunit UvrA — protein: MSEWKQEYIVLSGARENNLKNVSLRIPKRKITIFTGVSGSGKSSIVFDTIAAESTRLLNENFSMFVRNFLPKVPQPDTDAIENLSMAVIVDQKRLGGGSHSTMGTITDISPILRLLFSRAGQPHVGPVHLFSFNDPQGMCPDCNGIGRKLGVDLDKAVDMSKSMNEGAIMLPGYGVNDWEWNMIMQSGDFDADKKLSDYSAEELEQLLYGKAKKVQIDFGGKAMNITVEGAIEKFTGKYIRQDVKAKSERTQKSVMPFITEGPCPSCRGARLSQAALGCQINGYNIADLSAMEVGQLIRVIREISDPVAAPIVKPLTERLQHLVDIGLDYLTLDRETDTLSGGESQRVKMVKHLSGSLVDVTYIFDEPSVGLHPRDVHRLNELLRKLRDKGNTVIVVEHDPDVIKVADHIVDVGPHAGSRGGTIVYEGSYDGLLEADTLTGTHMKRPLQLKQACRAHAGKLPIRDATLHNLKKVSVEIPTGVMTVVTGVAGSGKSTLINDVFLSQHPDAIVIDQSAVGVSTRSNPATYTGIMDDVRKAFASANKVNQGLFSFNSKGACENCQGLGVVYIDISFLDSVKLPCEACGGKRFKEEVLAYQLNGKNIAEVLEMTVEQALGFFELKEVSRKLQAMSDVGLNYITLGQPLSTLSGGECQRIKLASELHKKGSIYVMDEPTTGLHMSDIGQLLGIMNRLVDAGNTVIVIEHNLDVISQADWIIDMGPDGGTRGGQVVFEGLPTDIVHAEGSITGRYLA